The genomic segment ATGCATCTAAGGGATTGGTATTTGTGTGCATCTGTTAGCTGTTAAGGCATGGAACAAAGAGCTATATGAACGTATGTGAAAGGACAAATGTGGTCTGTGTACCAGACTGTTTACTATTTACTTGCTCCTGAAACATTTCCCGTGTTGGCAAGTTGAGtgttacaaaagaaaaaaaagtctattTCTCATCTTGGCTGTGGTTTTGAAAGCTAGACCCTTTATCACTAGTAAAATTCTGAGTATTACTATAACGAATGAGGTCAGAATTCCCTTTGACTGTTTCAGTTTTATGGCCCTGGCTCTGTCACACGTCTGACTTAACGGTTTATTGTTAATAAGTAACAATTTACTTTTCCTATTACTTTAAGACGGCATGTCTCGTGTAACCAGGATTTTCTTTAATGCTGAAAGTGAAGCGTCATGTGTATATCAATGTGTTTTGCTCACACAACGTTAAGTCAATAGTTGTGTCTCTCAGCTGAGCAAGGGTTGATATTCCTTCACATAGCAGCCACGTAAGTTCTTTGATGTAGCTTTTGGGGCCATGACTCAACTGCAGCTTTCTGCTCGTGCCAGAAATGGTGGATTGTTTTGAGCTCTGTACTCTGGCCAGACTTCTCCACAGCATGAACATTTTTGCACTGTTAACCCCTACTTGCAGAAGACTcatttctccctctctcccacacacagctgctgccaCATGCTTGTTTTATGTGAATGGGACATGCCTCGTCGACTTTCAATGGAAGAAAGTCAGTTTCGGAGGGAAGGACTGTTTAAGGCACCTTTGTCTTAAGTAGTCTTTTTTTATGTTGGATTagattttgtcttcttttttaaaaaaatttgaataaatatGTGAAGTTTTGTGTGCTAATGTGTTGATGTTACTTTCATTCTGTTTCAGTCTTAGCAATAAACTCCATGTCAGATGAATAGGCTTATATGCATTCAATCTATCactgtagttttttgttttttaaatttgattttttttttctttttaatcctgGAGGTGGTTCAATTCAACACAGAAGTACTGCCAGCTTTGTTCCTCTCTAATGGACGAGTTGTTTTAAATACATCATGGTGCTGTAAACTAATAAATGATCCCGTAAGGAAGCTATGCGAACTTTGGTCCCAGTACAGTATGACCACTATTTCGTCTATAATCCAGAGATTACTGAATTATCTTGACTAAGTAGctcagagtgaatgtaaaacaGGCCTGCCTCTTTCTGACTGTAGCATGAATAGTGTGTGGCACAGATCTGATTTCCATTTCCAAATATTCAAAGATATACTTTTTTGAAAATTCATATACAAAAATACCACAAGTcaacagttttgttttggagacaaaatgtagtttgcttccaaggagctaAACTTTCTTGCAGTTGCAGttaagcaatagttctccaggctttctaaaggcctttcaaagtttttcttttgataTTGGCcgctttatttattcattatcaGTCCAGTCTTTGTATTTGACTATTTTCAGAAGAattgttgctgttgctgttcttcttcttcttctttattaaGACACTTAACATCCAAGCATAAAAACGCACCTAATTCAAGGGATAAATCTGtattgtgtctacacataacagacagccAAATTTAGATTGTGTCATTTGACATTTTGTCCATAACAGCCTGGTCATAAAACagtttgttcccatttctgtgCTTGAATATATGAAAATTAGCACAAATTACTCGGTTTAACAGGcagaaaaaatatttgtgtgCTAACACCATGAAATCCAAacagctattagctgaaaacctgGCATATCTCAGCACTGTGCCCTTAAAAAACTGGAGgtaactggacaagtggagcaCAAAAGAACATGTGATCGGCCTTAACGAAAcaatctacagcagatgaacggtatctgaaagtcatgtccttataGAAATAGGggggaaatccaacaaaaacatggcacaggacctgagagatgcatctggctctTCAGTTGATCTATCTTTTGTTGAAGCCTCATAAGAAATGGCCTCAGttgaagggtggctgtcaacaAGCCAATGTTAAGGGAAGGAAACATGGAAAAAATGCTGAGGCTTGGCAAATTGCACACAAACTCGTACAGTGGTGGAAATTAGTGGCAACATTCTTATGGAATGATCCATGTTTCATCCAAAATGGATGAATGGTTTGGAAAGCGTAGCCATCTAAAAATCAACAGCACCTACCTCCAAATGGGGCCGTTTTGCAGAAAATCAGTGATCACAATGCATTTTAGTCATATCTGGTTTCAGAAGTGACCCAGGAGActatggaaaaaaagaagaaaaaaacaaccaatagcactttttaagcatCAGTTTCAGTGATCCAAAATTATTAAAGTTTTATATTAACCACTTTTTCAAAAGAATTTTGGCTGTAGACTGATCTTGGTAATAAAATGTCTGTGGGAAGCTGCTCATAGTGCGTATGCACACAGATATGTGACTATGTCAGATCACTTAGCAGTGAAGAAATGGAAACTGAGCTGAGGTCTGGGAAGTGTGTTGCCatttttttccattcatacTTCCACCAGACGAATTCATCTCAGATTCCACGTGTACAAACTGAACATTTTCCCTGTAAGTCACTCTTGACGCATCGCCATGCGGAAGTTGCAGTGGGgtttttgctggtttgtttgttttttaatggtaGGCTGTGAGTGGCTGGAGTAACCTTGTAATCTTATTCCAGACAAAGGCGTTCTGGCTGCTTGTTCTCCTCCGGGTTGAATGAAGAGCGGAGGGAGCGCatcgtgtgtttgtgtctgtgtgtgtttgggggttGTGGAGTAGTACTTGGGGTGATGTGAGGCGTTTCAGTGCTGCAGCCCTATTCACCGATGTCCTTCAGTATTCACACCACGCACCGCTCCAACACTGTCAAGTTAGCCCATATAAGCGTGTGTGACTTCCTGCACAGAGCAGATTCCGCCCTTATGGAGAGCTTGTTTTTTTCTCGACATTCGGGTATGCAAGTGAAAATGACCTGGGAATAAATGTATGCACGGTGTTTTAGTTTTACATCTGCATTATCTGTCAGGCCCATAGCTGCAATTAAACTGCACAAGACGAGGCAAAAATACCGTCCAAATTCTGATTTGGCATGCACTGTGACTTGAGGTTCGCTATAATTTTACCTGCTGATGCTTCCTTCATCACTGTGTTGAATTTGGtcgttaaataaaataattggtCGTTAAATAGCTGCTGTCTGCACAGCACACAGGTCGGTTGTAATCACATTTCTTATGACACTCATGATCCTGATTTCAGTTATATTTGAAAGGTTTTCACAAAATAATTTGAAGGCATTTGACTGAGTGTAGTGCGATATACTGTATTTGACTTTTGTAAAACACTCAAACAAATCTAGTTGGGAGTAATATATTTCATAGGCACTGTTTGTTTCTAATTGAACTCTTTCACAAGAGTGACTAGTAACAGTGTACAAACAGAGGCATTCAGATGGACTTTGATATTGCATGTGGTTCATTAAAGTATACAGCTGAAATGACTGCCAgggtaaaatataaaaagcagtaaactgAAATCATCATCGTtggtcctttaaaaaaaaagtataattaCTATACACTTgataaaaattataatttttctTAGCTCTAAAGTTAGGCATTTAGTCTGTGTTACCGTATTTAAAAGAAGCCTATGTATTTCTGCAAATATGTTTTAGGCTAGAGTAAATTAAATATactgtgaaaaacaaatgaTTAAGTCACATTTGGGGGTGAAGGTTACGTCTTCATTTGCAGGAAGAACATTAGGCGTTTTAATCTtgcgcttttattttgaagatgcAGCTGAATTTCCGCTCTCGTCGTGTATTCCTCCATCTTGACGTCGCTGCTTCTCAATCGCACTCCTTTCCATTCCATCAGGGGCACTTCATCACCGACACTCCCGTCCACCTGACCCTCCTTCCCCGTGGCCGTGAAAAAAAAGAcctttctcatttttttcaaaaCCCAAATACAAGGAGGATAAAAAATGGCAAGCAGTTTCTCGCGAATCCTTTCTTCCAAACGACACATCGGGATCCTGACTTTGGTGGGAGGCTCGGTAACGGCTGGATTTCTCCTCCACCGGGAACATGTTAGTGCCGGAGTGCCTGTTCGCAGGAGGTACCCCGCGAGGTAACGTTTTTTtcaatactacaacaactacacaCAAATTTAGTCATTATTTTTAGAAGCATTTAGCATAACTTTATCATATATTTTGTGATGTAATACGCAGATTATTAGTTAGAAATGAGCAGCTTTTCAAAACCAGTGCGAATgctatgttttatattattttgtcagttttttgtGAAATATTAATATGTTATTAATATCATTGTTTGCATCAACATAATTAAAATTAATCGTGCAAGAGGCAGCATATAGGGACCACGCACAATCCTAACGTCCTGGCAAAAATACTTGGTTCAGTGATGCCTTTTATGTGAAGTAAAATTAGATTTAATATCGCTCATGACCATTGCATGTATGCAACCATATGTCACAAATCTCTGCTTCCTTCAGCTATAATTGTGCTCCTTGCACCAGCCTGCAGAGCAGATGGTTTAGCGCCATAAATATAGGTTACATGCATGCACCCATTGTTATACATGGATACTGGCGGGATCAAAAGACTCGGGAGAGGCCGAGGCGGGGTGCGTACGTGTCCTAGTGCACGCCTGCATGCATTAAAAATGCACCACATACACCATATATAGCTTAGTAAATGATTACTGGTATTCTGATATAAAACCCTGCCCACTGTTATACAAGTGGTCACACCTAAAGAGCTCCTGCAGCAGGGGCGCTAACAAGATTGGTTCAGTGGGGTGGCCCACATGAAATGGGaatatttaattacatttaaatagaGTGTGGAAAATTCATCTAGACTATATCATTTACTAATATTTcgactctttttttaaaagtaaaaatcatAATCCTGCTTAAGTGATAGTAcgaaagtttttaaattagaaGTAGCTAGTGATTATGGTTGAAACCTTGCAGTAATGGTGCAGTAGGTGGTTGCGGCAAAAAATGTAGACAGATGTTGGCATTGCTTCCACATACAATAGGGATCTAGCCAGATCATCCCTTACAAAGGAATAAATATCCGTCAGATTattgcaaaaaagaaaacatgcatgtctttgtttGATTGACAAATAATTTTTCTAGTAAATGGTTGTGAACATACAGTTACACATCTACTCCACATACACAGGCTACTATTACGGAACCTGTTTTTTGTCTAATAAAAGTGATGTAAAAAAACgttttaaatataaagtttgAAAACAATTGcctgtttcatttttgtgctacgccataaaaaatatatatatacacaaaacAATTCTGGAACATAAAGTTGAATTTGCTGGAAAGTCTAAAGCATTGATTGTCTATGATAAAGATGACTTTGTGAacgttttttatttttgatgccTTAGCCCTATGCTTTGAGACAAAGTGTAACAAAAACACATAGTTAATTTGTGCTGCCACGGCAGTGCTAATCTTTCAGACTTCTTGGCAACAAGTATTAATTTTTGCTGGTCTTTcacagcattttctttttttcccattagTGTCTGTGAAAGCCTAAATGCTCATTTGAAAAGCTTGTAGTGTCTAATCTAATTCTGCATCCTCTATCATCATGAAATAAATGGCACTTTTACCATCTCATGAATAGTTGAACATTAACCAAAGAATGCACATTAATGGTGCCGCTGTGCCATGTTTTATAGCACAATGCTCGTGTCCTTCTGTGTCTTACATTAGTGGTGTTTTGTTAGCCGGCAGGGTGTTGTATTAGCAGAAAGTCACAGGTTGACACACCAGTCACTTGCGTACGTGCAATGAAAAACAGTTCCTTGAGTGAGTCACTCATTGTGCCCCTGCTCCAAGGGCAAAAAGTAAACCATCGCCTACACTcctgtaatttttttctctctccaatAGCAGCACATTCACATATAATctttcatttgtgtttgtgcagtgCGGAGTTCCCAGACCTGCGCAAACACAACAACTGCATGGCCAGTAACCTCACACCTGCAATCTACGCTAAGCTGTGTGATAGGGCCACTCCCAATGGTTTCACACTGGACGAGGCCATCCAGACGGGCGTGGACAACCCTGGGCACCCCTTCATCAAGACTGTTGGCATGGTGGCAGGAGACGAGGAGTCTTATGAGGTCAGACGTCATAGTAACTTTTCGACATACAGGCTTCCTTCTGCATACAAAACTTTTTGATGCCAAAACAGAGTTTTGGGTCTAATAGGTTTTAGAAAGAATCACAAGGTAACAGAGAATCCTTCCTTATGCGGAAGAAGACTCATTATTATGTACTTGCATATGCAGCTGTCATCGGGACGTATGTCCTCGGGTCTTCACTACCCTGTTAGTGTTCCCACCCTCATTATCAAGTGTGTTTTGTGACattcacacatgcatacacagagTATTACAGTGCCACTGAGGCAGGGTTTTTAGCTGGGACATGTCTTTTGGGATGTCTCAATATCTAAAATGAGGATACTTcagtacattttcattttaattgccTGCTTCATTTAGAAGCTACAGAAATATCTTAGAACTGCtgacagcagtgtgtgtgtctttgaatGTGATATTAACTATGGATCAGGAGAATAATGAGTGCTTAATCTGTAATGCTGGAGGTTGCAGGTCAACCGTTAGAGATTTCTGTTACTTGTGATTGTGTAAGCATTTTCCTTAAACAATATGAATACATACCTTAGTATTTGCAATGTATCATATACTCCCAGCTTTTGACATGTGTGGGAGTTTCTTTTGAACACTTCAGGGTATGGTGTTACTGTAACACAACAGAATGTCAGTGACTTCTGCTAAAGTAGTTACTCAATGTTCAGAGACAGTCATTTTAGGATATTTCAGACCCTTCCACTTTTTTCAGTCATAAAATGTTGGTTAGAAGATTGCACTGCGAAAATATGCACACCTTCCTAGTACTGTGTTGGatccccttttgccttcagaattGTCTTAGTTCTTTGTGACACAGATTAaacaaggtgctgaaaacattTCTCAAAGCTTGGTCCCATATGATGGGATCACAGAGTTGCATTTGTTGCTACACATCTATATTGTGCAACTCCCATTTCATCACACCGCACAGGTGCTCTATCCGGTTATTAAGTGATGATGTGTGAACCCtgcttccaggtccaaactcCTACTGATACTGTTGTATCGTTAACATGTTGCAgggctttgtatcttgttctgttTAATCTGAACAAACCCCTAAAAATAATGAGAGATCACCGTTGGtctctgtgggtttttattAGTACTATTCATCTGCTGCAGTTTAAAACCTTACAATGGAACTACAGCCCATCAGCTAACTATTTGACAGTTTTCTATCTTCATTTAATGTGAAGTAATAGCAGAgctgtttgttttagtttttccaaaattcctcagtcagaacatggtgtATAATGTTTAGATGGAAACCAGTGATCTAACATCTTGCAACCTTCTAACTCGGTTGATCTTCAAAAATTCTATTTTTCATGGATGgctggatgttaaactttctCGTAACACCTGGGAGCACACTAATCATTTTATTAACGgtaaaagaatttagacagtttttaacttccggagtttggacccggaaacgGTTTATGACCTCGGACTTAAGAGACTGATAGGATTGGGATCTGgtaactgtggaggccatttgagttcATGTTTGAAATGATCTGAGGTTTGTGATGTAGCATGTTATCCAGCTGAAATGATCCATCATAAGATGGGTATATTGTGATCATAAAGAGATGAACATGATCAGCATTAATACTCAAGTAgcctgtggtgtttaaatgatgatcaGTTGGTACtcaggggcccaaagtgtgtcAAAGAAAATATCCCCTACATGGTTAAATCAATGCAGGATGGacccatgctttcatgttgcttACACCAATCATCCCCTGCTATGCAAATGTTTtggcagaaatcaagactcatcagaccggACAACATTTTCCCTGTTCTCCagtttggtgagcctgtgtgaatcATAGCCTCAATTTCCTTTTCTTAGCTGAAAGAAGTAGCACCTGGGTTGATCTTGTGCTGCTGtggcccatctgcttcaaaggTTGGACGTGTTGTGTGTTGAGAGATGTTCATCTGCTTGTAaagagtggttatttgagttactgttgccttacTACCAGGTCAAGGCAGTCTGGCCATTATCCTCATCATTACCAACATCAACAAAGTATTTTCACTCAGAGAACTGCtgttcactggatattttcttttttcacgcAATTCTCTAAAAACCATAGCGATGGTTGGGGGGAACATCCTAGTAGTTCCTGAAATACTCAGCCCATATTGCATCaatgttcaaagtcactgaaATCATCTTTTCTCCCCATTTATGGCAGATATAGTTTTAAGTGTAACAGactttcacacatgcacatgtgCAGTGTGTCCAGTTTTCCCTTCCAGATCTTTTTAAGCCTTGTCATCAGCTTTGACCCACTGTTGGGTCTCTTCAAAGATTTGGGGGGGTTAAAGTCTGAGTTTAGGCTGGGTCTCTCAAGGACAGTCAGAGACTTGTCTTGAAACCAATCCAGCGTTCTCTtggctgttgttgtgaaaaTTGATCCATTGTTGGTCTCAGGTTGCGTGCACTCTGGATTAGATTTTCTTTAAAAGCTTCTGTGCATTTGGCTCCATTCTTCCAACCATCTTCTCTGAGTTCTCTCCCCCTCTCACCTTCAAAGGGTGATGCTGCCTCTACCTTGCCTCACTACTGAAGTACCAATTGGATTTATTCTCATAGAGGAAATCCCCTCATCCACCAGTTAGTTGGGTGGTGTTAGGTATCCAAGtgtattatatattttacataaacTGATTCGAACAAGCTAATCAACCGCAACATGCATTTTGGAAAATCCATTACCTGCTTTATCAGCAAATGACAACAAAATAACAATGATTATATTACTTTAACTTTATCGACTCAGTAATGCACGTGACTCAATTTCACTACTAAATGACCCTCATTGTTCGCTCTACCTGGCTTATCAATCACTCCAGACCAGGCATAAgaaaaatccttttttaattATTCCTTTTCATTATTGCTTATTTTAAatgagcaataataaatatttaaaagaggaaaaaatgaccttttaaaatgaactcaTTAGTAAACCTTATACATGCAATGCCTGAGTATTCTTTATTCCTTTTTCTGGTTTAGGTATTTGCAGACCTTTTGGACCCTGTGATCAAGGAAAGGCACAATGGCTACGACCCCCGTGCCATGAGGCACCCCACTGATCTGGAGTCTAGCAAGGTATTACTAACACTGACAGTGCCTGAAGCAGTATTTTACTCTGTAGGCTGAGTATTTGAAAGCAAAATTTGCAAAAAGCATCAAAAAATTAAGAACTACTCATTTGACTCTAAATATGTACGTTTAAATTGTGAGGGCAAAGTGCCTAGTTAGATTTCTAGCTCTCTTTATATACTACTATAACCAGTCTAGAGAAGTACAAACTaattcttcctcctcctcacctcttatttctttcactgtttttttaatacatcATATGATCTGGTTTACCTACACAGGTAGCCTTAAACCTACCCCATCTTTGTTTCAGATCCAGTCAGGTCATTTCGATGAGCGATATGTGTTGTCGTCTAGGGTGAGGACAGGCCGCAGCATTCGCGGCCTGAGCCTGCCACCCGCCTGCACCCGGGCAGAGCGCAGGGAGGTGGAGAGAGTAGTGGTGGATGCCCTGTCTGGCCTGAAGGGTGACCTAACGGGGAAGTACTACAGTCTCACCCAAATGACAGAAAAGGAGCAGCAACAGCTCATTGATGTGAGTGATGATGTTGTGCTGTCGACTCATTTGGAATTTGCATTTGGAAAAAGTCAAGTTTTCAGCTACCTCTgctttcatttaattatttgtaTATTTGTCTTAGAAAAAACATCCTGTATTTTGTAACTTAATGTATACAATTTCACATTGGAAACCAAAGTTATATTAaagcattatatttttttactacATTTGAAAGGTGTTCTATAAGGAAAGATATATTTTCAGTGCCATTGCCTGTTTGCTTGTCTTTTAGCAAGTGTACTTACCAATAGAATTGCATCAAACTTGGCAGAAAGACGAAGCAAAAGAATAACTCATTACATTTTGGTGCAGATCCAGACTAAAATTGCAAAACCGATACTTGGCCTTGGCAGAGGATGCATTCTCTCATTTTTGTACTTCATATAGTTAGCCTGAAAGAAATGATCCGTCAGTTGATCACATATTTATAAGCTGGAATTATTTAGCACACTTAATCAGAAAACTCTGGGCCATCAGCTTTATGTTTCTTTGTTATGTTTAGCCTGCTGTTGATGTGATTACAATTCCAGTACGTGACCTaccagaagaaaaagagaatttTATCACATATAATCAGGAGTGGGTGTGTTGTGGTTGACACAGCATTTTTCTCCTCACAATGAGAAAAGATCAGTCAGAGTATTGAATTCTCAGGTCTACCTCATTGTTAATGCCTCCCAGGATGCATTTTAGTGATGGAAATAGCAGCAAGAACACTTGATTGAATGTTGGGTTAAGGTTATTGGGTTGATTGAAGATATTATTTCTAATGTTCTGATGTTGTTTATAT from the Oreochromis niloticus isolate F11D_XX linkage group LG7, O_niloticus_UMD_NMBU, whole genome shotgun sequence genome contains:
- the LOC100706419 gene encoding creatine kinase U-type, mitochondrial, with amino-acid sequence MASSFSRILSSKRHIGILTLVGGSVTAGFLLHREHVSAGVPVRRRYPASAEFPDLRKHNNCMASNLTPAIYAKLCDRATPNGFTLDEAIQTGVDNPGHPFIKTVGMVAGDEESYEVFADLLDPVIKERHNGYDPRAMRHPTDLESSKIQSGHFDERYVLSSRVRTGRSIRGLSLPPACTRAERREVERVVVDALSGLKGDLTGKYYSLTQMTEKEQQQLIDDHFLFDKPVSPLLTCAGMARDWPDARGIWHNNEKTFLIWVNEEDHTRVISMEKGGNMKRVFERFCRGLKEVERLIQERGWEFMWNERLGYILTCPSNLGTGLRAGVHVKLPLLGKDPRFSKILDNLRLQKRGTGGVDTAAVGGVFDISNLDRLGQSEVQLVQTVIDGVNYLIECEKRLEKGQDIKVPAPIKLFK